CGAGATATTCGTAAGAGGGTTTGACGCTAAACAAGTTGCCATATCGGGATTATCTTAGAGCGGAATAAGGTTTCGAGATTTCAAGAGCAATCAGTCAGTATGAACACTAACACAATCTTGGATCCCTTCGACGCTAAATTGAAATATAGCTCTTCATAGGATATTGGTTTTTCCTACTCTTATCCTGCTTGGCCAGTAACATTTTCAgtaaaaaactgttttggatcATGCACTTTGACTGACACTCGCATCACATTATTATCTCCCCAGATATTTGAAGGTTATCGCAAAAATTTACGGGCTCGACAAAACAAGCTACCAGTGCCCTTTAGAGCTCGGCTCGTGCGAATTCGACCACTTCTCTCCAGGCAGTACGAAATACCCTGTGTGAGACTAGAAATCTATGGATGTAGTATGGCTAATTCCGGTAAGTGTAACACTTGTTTTGTAGTTACTAGTCAATAACATTGCACAAGGGAGTCATTTCAAATATTACTGTCTTTTCAAATACACTGCGCATCACCTATCATTTAAGGAAACAGAGGGGAATTGCTTTTTCTCAATGAATTATGacttgtctttctttcttttagataAGTCGGAAAATCGACAAAAGTTATGATAATTACTCAGCTAAACGAACACACCACAAGCTTTGaagataaatcaataaattaaataattgacTAATCAATCACATTTTTTCTTCCCAATTAATGGATCATTACTCATTCAATAAATCAATTGAACTAGCAGTGAAGAGTACTTTTAGATTCCTTGTCGTAAAACCTAACCCAAAGTAATCACTGCGGCCAATCAGAAGGGAGAATATCCCATGAAGTCGAGAAGTCAAGTTTGTATTAGATAGGATGATCAATGGATGAATTTATGACTTCATTTTTAAGGATGTGTCATGGTTGTTCATTGTTGTGttcatttttcagtttgtgGAACGAAGAATCAGCTAAACACCACGATAAACCCTGATCAACGCTCCACACAGGATACCAAGGCTCGAACAACACATAAGACAACGTCAAGACTGAATCTAAGGCCTACAAGACCAAAGGACATGATTGTAATTGTGCGAGATCATCCAAGTAACGACTCGCTAGGTTATAACTTTATGCCTTCTTCAACAGAGCCACGTCACATTTTCAGTTTATCACTTCCTCTAACTCTAAGTTTTGTCCTCGTAATACTGACTCAGTGATTACTAATGACAGATTCCTGATCAACTTTCTTTCGGAACGGTAGAAACCTTGTGAAAAAATATGTTAATCAAGAACTGGAGGCGGAGGTCTGGAGGTGTGTGGACTGAGTAGTGTCACAAGCCAGAGAAAGTTGACTAGAATCTGGCGCCTTCCAACATTGTAGATATTTCCGGCTAATAATTTAAGCCGTTACGTCAGCGTGGAAAGGAGATGAAAGGGGTAAAATTCGCTTAGCCAGCGGAACAGGCGTAATTTTTTTGCGTTAAGCAGGCGGAGACAAGCGCCAGGCGAGCGCAAAGTGCGGGTGACGAGCGAGGGAAGGAGTGCAGTTCTTCCTTCGTTACGCCTTGCCTCCGATCGACAATTCACTCGAGTGTGAAGCACGACTCCAACGATCCAGCTTTACGCTCTCTGTGCATTTCATGCGCAAATATCATTTTCCCCTCAACCTCCCCTTTGGGCACTAGATCTGCCGGCTAATTAAGATAAGTGCTTACGTTTTAGCTTTATGTAAATACTAAAATTgctcggtaaagaaaaattcaagtcgATATTATTTATTGCTGTAAAGCGTACCCTTCTTGCTCTTACTCTCATTGGGTAGAAATGGGTCATCATTCTGATAAACAAGATAAACAAGAAACCATGTTCCGTATTGATCGGAAATTAATTGACTGAATTACTCTTGCATTCAAAAGACCAAGACGCATATAGGAAAGGCAGAAACGTGTAGTTCTGGCGTCATGTCGAAGTGTAAAAATCTGCTCTTGAATTTAATTGCTTCCAACTTTTATTAAGGGTGAATAGCAGCGTCACAATTTCGAAAACAACAAACCCCCTTAATTCAAGAGTACCTTggaaatatttaaataaagagTATTTTTCAATTCTGAATCGAGACAGATTTATTATCACGCCATTTTGTTATAAAGCTCAACATCACATGGGGTAAGAGCTGAAAATAAAGAACTGATCCgcatttctttacttcagatacgaaagctacagtcgccccaccatccaccccaccATGACTAAttgcatcctaaaaaatctaccagGATCACCCAcacggggaggatttgtcgtatcatcagttttgccgatggtttaaatctgcagctcgtatgataatcggaaattttgaaaaatcccgcgtgtattttaaagctgtttccgccattgttccaaggtagccatatacggtcattgtaatcgttaaacaaagcctgctcaactttcagctgatccgcttttcttgatacgtaGCTTATGCTGGGGAATATTCCCCACCCGGGGTAACAAACGGCTAGCTACAGAGAAACTTAGCGAGTGATGAGGGAGAAAAAGACCAAAGAGACTCTCagcaaaaacatattttgtgtGTAATAACTACCAATCAGTTGAAcggcaatttttatttcaacccttttttttaacttaaaagcgGCATAAGCACGCTAAAAAAATCGCTTAAACCACAAGCCTTTATCTATCGCAATTCCGCGTcgaatttctttacttcttttgctGACAGCAAGgcttcttttaacttttaccTATGGACTCTCCTCCTTTTTATCTATCTCCATTCACACTCTAATTTTAAACGCAGACAGAGAGTGAATGTCTTCATGTGCAAACGAAATCAGATGTCTGAGGGATCGAGATTCAAGGGCCACGGTGTGTTTCGCCGCAAGAAACCCTTCAGGCGTAATTTATGTTGACATGTAATAACTGGCTATTCACACTCTGGCGGGCTAAAGAATTAAGTTCAAAAATACGTTTTCGTAAATAATTCGGGTGCGTTTCAATATACGTTTTTGTAAACAATTCGCGTGCGTTTCAATATACgtttatattttttcttggaaattatagataaaataataatgcttagtttgacatgaaaaaaaaaaattccaaaatctCTGTAATCGAAAGTCTACCATATCCTTAGGCAATTTTGGGCCCCTCTGGAAAATAAAATCTATCATATACCAAAACTGTGGACATAACAACCGTATATTCTTTGGTTTAACTTGAAAGTTCTAAAGCAATGGGATGTTATAAGTTACACGTACCATCTTGACATTATAAAATCATCATGAAGtcatgataaaaaacaaaattcaaaggAATATTTAAGTAACTAGATATACCTATCGATAGAGTGCCAACGAGCGATCAATTTGTGGTTTGATAAGGGGGTTTATGCTGAGGCATAGTTTTTTCCAATTGATAAAAGGGTTTTTAATAAGAGTAACATGGAAACTGTACTAAGGTTTTAAGGGCTTGGTTATATTAACCAAGTCATTTAATAACTTGAACATGTGAAAGGATGTGAATAGTTCTTGTTATTAATGTAACATTATAAAGAATAACATAACAAAGAATATGAATCGTGTTGTATTGTATAACTGTTGCTTTGAAAGAgcataaaaaaacaattctgaatttttcatttacaatgtAACACGTCTTTTCATTGGCTTGAATAGTTCCTTCCTTGCAATTGGCTTAAACTGAGACATCTTACATCTTACACCTTACACCTTACACTTACACTTTTACCAAATGCCGATTCAATGCCGATCGAGAATTTTTTCGCATACACCATTCTTCGCGCGGCACTATTCTCTGCCGCCTCGCCAGCCGAGCGTCTTCGCTCGGCTGGCTCGTTGGCAATTAGATACTTCTCTCCCAATCCTGATAAGACCACAGGAATTGACGCATTGGAATACCAGATAGAGCAGTTTTCGAAAGTAATtgagattgcattggttttgctttgcttttttctgTGATTGATCTGGAAAAAATCCGGCCTCTCTCCACACTTATTAAATGCAAACTTTAAACCAATGACCTATTCATTCACTTATGGGCCTCATGAGCTAAACTGGCCGTTTTGCTTTCCTCTAAACACCACAACAGATTGAGGCTTGTCTTGGGACCAAGCAGTTTGCAAATTTATATATCTTACTTACATAACACACTAGACTATTTCATCAAAGGTATTAAACGGATACACGAAAACAATGGTTCATTAATTAGGAATAGATCACAAACTATGAATGAAGTAAAGAGTAATCAAACTGCATGTGGTCGGGAGGAACACAAAAATTTGCTAGAAGCTAGGAATAAACTTGTTGCTTGCTTACTTGATAGCTAACAAAACGTGCTCTGATACCTAAGCGGTACAATACTAAAATAATTTCACAAGTTCATAAGTTGCCCAAGTTCTATCGAAGACTCATGACTTGCATGCCGAACAAATTGCTCAATCTAGGAGGGACTGATAAGTAACTTGTGTCTACCCAATCCGGATCTCTCCAACATTGATGCCCAGATTAACATTCACTTTGAAACGTTGAGGTCGCAGAGCCGCAGAAATAGCGTTGAGGCCAAGAAAGACCTAGAGCGCCTCTTTCCCTAAAATGCCATTTTTTGCAGGCTGGATATTTCATATTGAAATCCCTTCTTTCAACATTTTCGGTACCTTTTAATTAGAATGACCAGAACGACAAAGAATTTAGACTCGTTCCAGAAGCTTTCGTTTCCCTTGTCCAGCGGTCAATTTGGAGGGAGTAGATTCCGCAACTCAAAGCGTGTCGAGTTTCCCTTCTTTCGTAATGCTAAGATGAACACGGTGTTCAATATGGGAAAGCGCTTTTACGAGAATGTTGAATTGACAGAAGAGCATGGCgaaacaacaaactcaaagttTGCGTTTCCAAGACAATGTTTAGTTTTAGGGGACCCACGCGTTGGCAAGACAAGTCTTGTAAAGTCGCTAACTGGAGGTCTATTTGATCGAACCGAGAAATCGACGCAAGGAATTGATCTTAAGTTGGTGGACCACGAATGGAAAACCTGTGACATGAAGGATCTTATCTTTGGGGACCCGCGGAGATATCTAAAGGCAGCCGACGTGAAAGTAGGAATAATTGGAACTGGAAAGCAACACAGTAAGGTTCTCGTTGGAGAATATGAGTTTCTGATGACAACTAGTCTTCTGCggttttatttatatttctcgGCGATTGTAGCAACATGCCTTTTCATCACCGCAACAGTACTTAAAGTCCCAGCGTCATATCTCTTATTTTACTTCGTTTACTATGAATGCTATGTGTTTCCGATTTGTGATTTTCACTTTGGGAGTAATATAAGATTTATAACCGCCACCATTGCTTTCATTCTGAACAGGCGAGGGCTATTAATTGGGTTATATTCTGCTATGATGATATGCCCTTTCGACTTAAGTTACGTAGAGTTTGCTGGTACTCgcaaatttcttattttgagCATATTTGCTGCAATTGCGTTTGTCACTTTGTTCCTATTCGTGGGACCAATACAACTACCCTTCGGCGCTGGTCAACTAgtcaaaaatcaaaactttaccaAGTTCCTCTGCATTTGTCGGTTCCCGCTATCAATCTTAATAGGATTGATTTCAGGCTTCGTAGTTGCCATGTCGTTCTGGAGACTGAATGAACTTTGTTATTGGGAGCACGCCGCGATAAAACTTTCAGTAAACTCAACCTCGCATCAGTTTCATGATCTGAAAACTTTGCAGAGGGTAGAAAACTGCActaatcaagttttttttcttattttctgttCACTTTTTACTTTTGTGTTTGAATCCCCAAGACACATTTTGGAAACCCCCTGTGTCCGAGctgtttttttacattttattgaaaaggaCATGAAACGATGGCCTTACATAGTAATGCCTATTTTTGGGCTCTATTATTATACCAGAGTGATATATCACATCCTCACTTCGCCATCCTCGACAATTTACTATTTTGTTGTCTCATTTCCTTTATATGTCTGTATAACATTATTTGACGAATTGTTCTGTGGCAATTCAGATGGTGTTGCAATGGAACTTGTACATCCCTTTGACAGTTGCGTGACACTAGCGCTCATAAGGAATGGAGAAATAAACCCAAAGCTGCTAAGAAGTGCCCTGAAAAGTAAATatccatttttaaaaatgaagatATTTGATTTTGCAGGTGATAAAGAATATTATAGCTATCATCACATGTTTCTCAAAAGACATGCTCTGTATCTCATTGTATTCAAAATAGCCGACCTTGTAGAAAGTGACTTTCAGAACGTCTGTACTGGACTTCGGTACTGGTTTGAATCTGTCTGTAGTCATGTGCAACCAAAAACACCAATCTTCCTTATCGGAACACACAGCGAACAAATTGGAAAGAAACACTTGGAGATCTTGAATGTccatttaaaaaacactttttggGCGTTCTATTGCGATGAACTCATTGTCAATGACGACGAGGGGTTGATCTTCTTTCCAGTTGAGAACTCAAAAGGTGAAAATGACGTTGGAGTTCAAAAGCTTCGCGACAAAATCATGGCTGCTGCTGAAGAATCCAAACCAACTCTAGATCAGAATGTACCTTTGTCGTGGATAAGAATACAGGATGCGATTATTCAGTTAAGGACAAAAAAAGATGCCAGATACTGTGTGACACTACGTGAATTTCCATGGGCATTTGACAACTACATTCACACCGACTGGTCTATAGAGACCTTGAAGTACTTTCATGAACATGGTCTGGTAGTATACCCTACCCCTAATAAGAATGATGACCTGTCGAACTGGGTTCTACTCAAGCCAGAAATACTGGTGGATATCATCATCCAGCTTGTCACGCCATCACTGCAAATAACCCAACAGAGAGGGTTGAGGAGTGACTGGCAACTTCTCCAGAAAAAGGGAATGCTTACCAAAACCCTCATGAGCAGTATCATTTCCAAAGTAAAGGAGAATGAAGAGGCCATGATTGCATTCCTAGAGGAGTATGATTTGATCTGCCCCTTGACAAACCCAGAAGTCAAAATTGTCAGTTTAAGAGACAAAGAGAGACTCCAGCCAACTCACTTTGTTCCATCCTTGTTACCAAAGTCTCAAGAGGAATGCATCCCAGTATGGCATGATGACAAGAGTGATCAAAagttcttcttgttttttgaGAGGTTCCTACCAGAATCCTTGTTCCATCGCCTGTTGTCTCGTGCCCACAAGAACAGTCTAGTGGAGTTTGCCAACGGTGCAACTGTTGTGTTCATAGATGTTGGAAAGTTCTGGATGAGTCCTTCGGAACCATACAGGCTTAAGCTAATGAAGAAAGAGAGTCTTATTGAAGTTACATTCAGTACCAGGTAGTTGTATCCCCTTTCCTCACCAACTTAAGGGACTTAAACTTTTCATAATGTTTGGTGGCTTTCAGAAATGATGCTGTGGGTTATTTGCGAAAATGTACATAGTTTTGCTTGGGGAACGTGTGCATTTCTGAGTTTTCTCTAACCAGAATTTTCTTTATACTTAATGACTTGTAACTTGAAGATAGTAATCATGCAAGTGACTTGgctaaaaatgaaatttcttatgGCCAGGCTGGCAATGTGCTTGCAACAAAGTTTTTGTCGAAACCTTTTCTCCACTAATGCTCAACAACACATTCCATTATTTTCCAGCAATAGTCGAGGAAAGAAGCCCTCAGATGTTTTGTGCCACGTGTACTCCATGGTAGATGGGATTTGCAGAAGGAGTTTCCCCTTTGTAAAGTTTCACTGTGGACCTGCTTGCCCCTCAACTAAATGCCCTGGTTACCAAGACAACTACATGCACACACCAAATCATCATTACCGACGACATGTGTTCAATATCATGCCTGGCCGTCAAGTAGATAAGAAAGCCTCTTTGTACTGTGTCAACAAATGTTTTGAAGATGAACTGAAGGACTGGATACCATAGCTGAATGAGCTACCTtaacttgaaaatgtaaatatagcAAAACTGTCTCCCACTAAGTTTTCTAAACCATGCTACCAACCTAGGAACCCTGACAACAGACATGTGATCCACTTTCCTTTCCACTGGGTCAATTAG
This region of Pocillopora verrucosa isolate sample1 chromosome 3, ASM3666991v2, whole genome shotgun sequence genomic DNA includes:
- the LOC136279771 gene encoding uncharacterized protein isoform X1, with the translated sequence MGKRFYENVELTEEHGETTNSKFAFPRQCLVLGDPRVGKTSLVKSLTGGLFDRTEKSTQGIDLKLVDHEWKTCDMKDLIFGDPRRYLKAADVKVGIIGTGKQHSKVLVGEYEFLMTTSLLRFYLYFSAIVATCLFITATVLKVPASYLLFYFVYYECYVFPICDFHFGSNIRFITATIAFILNRRGLLIGLYSAMMICPFDLSYVEFAGTRKFLILSIFAAIAFVTLFLFVGPIQLPFGAGQLVKNQNFTKFLCICRFPLSILIGLISGFVVAMSFWRLNELCYWEHAAIKLSVNSTSHQFHDLKTLQRVENCTNQVFFLIFCSLFTFVFESPRHILETPCVRAVFLHFIEKDMKRWPYIVMPIFGLYYYTRVIYHILTSPSSTIYYFVVSFPLYVCITLFDELFCGNSDGVAMELVHPFDSCVTLALIRNGEINPKLLRSALKSKYPFLKMKIFDFAGDKEYYSYHHMFLKRHALYLIVFKIADLVESDFQNVCTGLRYWFESVCSHVQPKTPIFLIGTHSEQIGKKHLEILNVHLKNTFWAFYCDELIVNDDEGLIFFPVENSKGENDVGVQKLRDKIMAAAEESKPTLDQNVPLSWIRIQDAIIQLRTKKDARYCVTLREFPWAFDNYIHTDWSIETLKYFHEHGLVVYPTPNKNDDLSNWVLLKPEILVDIIIQLVTPSLQITQQRGLRSDWQLLQKKGMLTKTLMSSIISKVKENEEAMIAFLEEYDLICPLTNPEVKIVSLRDKERLQPTHFVPSLLPKSQEECIPVWHDDKSDQKFFLFFERFLPESLFHRLLSRAHKNSLVEFANGATVVFIDVGKFWMSPSEPYRLKLMKKESLIEVTFSTRYNSRGKKPSDVLCHVYSMVDGICRRSFPFVKFHCGPACPSTKCPGYQDNYMHTPNHHYRRHVFNIMPGRQVDKKASLYCVNKCFEDELKDWIP
- the LOC136279771 gene encoding uncharacterized protein isoform X2, with translation MGKRFYENVELTEEHGETTNSKFAFPRQCLVLGDPRVGKTSLVKSLTGGLFDRTEKSTQGIDLKLVDHEWKTCDMKDLIFGDPRRYLKAADVKVGIIGTGKQHSKVLVGEYEFLMTTSLLRFYLYFSAIVATCLFITATVLKVPASYLLFYFVYYECYVFPICDFHFGSNIRFITATIAFILNRRGLLIGLYSAMMICPFDLSYVEFAGTRKFLILSIFAAIAFVTLFLFVGPIQLPFGAGQLVKNQNFTKFLCICRFPLSILIGLISGFVVAMSFWRLNELCYWEHAAIKLSVNSTSHQFHDLKTLQRVENCTNQVFFLIFCSLFTFVFESPRHILETPCVRAVFLHFIEKDMKRWPYIVMPIFGLYYYTRVIYHILTSPSSTIYYFVVSFPLYVCITLFDELFCGNSDGVAMELVHPFDSCVTLALIRNGEINPKLLRSALKSKYPFLKMKIFDFAGDKEYYSYHHMFLKRHALYLIVFKIADLVESDFQNVCTGLRYWFESVCSHVQPKTPIFLIGTHSEQIGKKHLEILNVHLKNTFWAFYCDELIVNDDEGLIFFPVENSKGENDVGVQKLRDKIMAAAEESKPTLDQNVPLSWIRIQDAIIQLRTKKDARYCVTLREFPWAFDNYIHTDWSIETLKYFHEHGLVVYPTPNKNDDLSNWVLLKPEILVDIIIQLVTPSLQITQQRGLRSDWQLLQKKGMLTKTLMSSIISKVKENEEAMIAFLEEYDLICPLTNPEVKIVSLRDKERLQPTHFVPSLLPKSQEECIPVWHDDKSDQKFFLFFERFLPESLFHRLLSRAHKNSLVEFANGATVVFIDVGKFWMSPSEPYRLKLMKKESLIEVTFSTSNSRGKKPSDVLCHVYSMVDGICRRSFPFVKFHCGPACPSTKCPGYQDNYMHTPNHHYRRHVFNIMPGRQVDKKASLYCVNKCFEDELKDWIP
- the LOC136279771 gene encoding uncharacterized protein isoform X3, which encodes MGKRFYENVELTEEHGETTNSKFAFPRQCLVLGDPRVGKTSLVKSLTGGLFDRTEKSTQGIDLKLVDHEWKTCDMKDLIFGDPRRYLKAADVKVGIIGTGKQHSKVLVGEYEFLMTTSLLRFYLYFSAIVATCLFITATVLKVPASYLLFYFVYYECYVFPICDFHFGSNIRFITATIAFILNRRGLLIGLYSAMMICPFDLSYVEFAGTRKFLILSIFAAIAFVTLFLFVGPIQLPFGAGQLVKNQNFTKFLCICRFPLSILIGLISGFVVAMSFWRLNELCYWEHAAIKLSVNSTSHQFHDLKTLQRVENCTNQVFFLIFCSLFTFVFESPRHILETPCVRAVFLHFIEKDMKRWPYIVMPIFGLYYYTRVIYHILTSPSSTIYYFVVSFPLYVCITLFDELFCGNSDGVAMELVHPFDSCVTLALIRNGEINPKLLRSALKSKYPFLKMKIFDFAGDKEYYSYHHMFLKRHALYLIVFKIADLVESDFQNVCTGLRYWFESVCSHVQPKTPIFLIGTHSEQIGKKHLEILNVHLKNTFWAFYCDELIVNDDEGLIFFPVENSKGENDVGVQKLRDKIMAAAEESKPTLDQNVPLSWIRIQDAIIQLRTKKDARYCVTLREFPWAFDNYIHTDWSIETLKYFHEHGLVVYPTPNKNDDLSNWVLLKPEILVDIIIQLVTPSLQITQQRGLRSDWQLLQKKGMLTKTLMSSIISKVKENEEAMIAFLEEYDLICPLTNPEVKIVSLRDKERLQPTHFVPSLLPKSQEECIPVWHDDKSDQKFFLFFERFLPESLFHRLLSRAHKNSLVEFANGATVVFIDVGKFWMSPSEPYRLKLMKKESLIEVTFSTSRGKKPSDVLCHVYSMVDGICRRSFPFVKFHCGPACPSTKCPGYQDNYMHTPNHHYRRHVFNIMPGRQVDKKASLYCVNKCFEDELKDWIP